In a genomic window of Caloenas nicobarica isolate bCalNic1 chromosome 1, bCalNic1.hap1, whole genome shotgun sequence:
- the TSC22D1 gene encoding TSC22 domain family protein 1 isoform X1, with protein MHQPDSAADISARKMAHPAMFPRRGSSSSSGSSCVTAPTAPGTGVGSAALSAEDYQPPLLVQPPPPSPAASSSAGPQPTPPPPQSLNLLSQSQLQPQPLAQTGAQMKKKSGFQITSVTPAQISASMSSNNSIAEDTESYDDLDESHTEDLSSSEILDVSLSRATDLGEPERSSSEETLNNFQEAETPGAVSPNQPHLPQQHVPLPHHPQQSVVINGSVHPHHVHHHHHLHHHHHGHHHPSHPGVGSAPVSGGPPPSPSFRKLSTTGSSDNVISTAPVSAASSTGSLASVVSNIRTTSTPGNLGVSPATGTSTLNNMGGGSSSVASSMLGTINLSNITSTGNVNALSGTSSNVNVNILSGVGNGTSASSSVINNVTNPTAGMAAGSSQQQPASGTSRFRVVKLDSSSEPFKKGRWTCTEFYDKENTVAVSEGVAVNKAVETIKQNPLEATSERESTSGSSVSSNVSTLSHYTESVGSGEMGAPTVVQQQAFQGVGPQQMDFSSAASPAIPTSSIPQSVSQSQLAQVQLHSQEVNYPQQKPGVQPPAQASLTTVTGVQPTPVNILGVSPSLGHQQPAIQSMAQQQLPYSQPAQPVQTLPVVQQQQLQYGQQQQQQQQTVPMQMAAGHVKPVNQNSVTGAMPDYIQHQQILQTPAPAMQPSSAGVGAGQPVSVAQAQSMQPSVQAHPAAAPAQPVAHAPAAIPGVGTSGQMLNIGQQGSVAAVVQPPSAANQIPPPVMPSTAAPPSSQVVQPVQTGIMQQGLQAGASGLPQQMVIAQQNTLLPVPPQAQGVESVVQGMTGQQLPAVSPIPSASTVPAPSQAGSAVPPGLPSASIGLGQPQNIAQASAVQNGNLAQSVSQPSLISTSIGMPVAQSVPQQMPLSSTQFPAQSLAPSIVSQTEDGRRPTEPSLVGLPQAASGEGGVGASAVSDGGSSNVPSSASLFPLKVLPLTTPLVDGEDESSSGASVVAIDNKIEQAMDLVKSHLMYAVREEVEVLKEQIKELIEKNSQLEQENTLLKTLASPEQLAQFQAQLQTGSPPSSSQSQGTTQQPAQPASQGSGPSA; from the coding sequence ATGCACCAGCCTGACTCAGCCGCAGACATTAGTGCTAGGAAGATGGCGCACCCGGCAATGTTTCCtagaaggggcagcagcagtagcagcggcagcagctgcGTTACTGCTCCCACTGCACCAGGTACCGGCGTTGGGAGCGCTGCCCTCTCTGCTGAGGATTATCAGCCGCCTTTGCTGGTCCAGCCGCCGCCTCCGTCTCCTGCAGCATCTTCATCGGCCGGTCCACAGCCGACACCCCCTCCTCCACAAAGCCTGAACCTCCTCTCGCAGTCTCAGCTCCAGCCACAGCCTCTTGCACAGACTGGAgctcaaatgaaaaagaaaagtggctTCCAAATTACCAGCGTGACCCCTGCTCAAATATCAGCCAGTATGAGCTCCAATAACAGCATAGCCGAGGATACAGAAAGCTACGATGACCTGGATGAGTCCCACACTGAAGACCTGTCATCTTCAGAAATCTTGGATGTTTCTTTATCCAGGGCCACTGACTTGGGAGAACCTGAGAGGAGCTCCTCTGAAGAGACTTTAAATAACTTCCAAGAGGCAGAGACTCCTGGGGCTGTTTCTCCAAACCAGCCTCATCTTCCTCAGCAGCACGTTCCTCTGCCTCATCACCCTCAGCAGAGTGTTGTGATCAATGGAAGTGTTCACCCTCATCATGTTCATCACCACCACCATCTTCACCACCACCATCATGGGCACCATCATCCATCGCATCCTGGAGTGGGCAGTGCCCCGGTTTCTGGAGGACCACCGCCCAGTCCATCATTTAGAAAACTATCAACAACTGGAAGCTCTGACAATGTTATATCAACTGCACCAGTTTCTGCTGCATCATCCACTGGTTCCCTGGCATCTGTCGTGTCTAATATCCGCACTACAAGTACTCCTGGCAATTTAGGTGTAAGTCCTGCTACTGGAACTAGTACCTTAAATAATATGGGTGGTGGTAGTTCTAGCGTGGCAAGCAGCATGCTTGGTACTATAAATTTAAGCAACATCACGAGTACTGGTAATGTGAATGCTTTGTCTGGAACTAGCAGCAATGTTAATGTGAATATCTTGAGTGGTGTTGGCAATGGTACGAGTGCTTCCTCTAGTGTCATTAACAACGTTACTAATCCAACTGCAGGAATGGCAGCGGGATcaagccagcagcagcctgcatCTGGCACGTCAAGATTTAGGGTTGTAAAATTAGATTCTAGTTCTGAACCTTTCAAAAAAGGTAGATGGACATGCACTGAATTCTATGATAAAGAAAACACTGTTGCGGTTTCAGAAGGAGTAGCAGTAAACAAAGCAGTAGAGACGATAAAACAAAACCCGCTTGAAGCGACTTCTGAAAGGGAGAGCACCAGTGGGAGTTCTGTTAGCAGCAATGTAAGCACACTGAGTCACTATACAGAAAGTGTGGGAAGTGGAGAAATGGGAGCACCTACTGTGGTACAGCAGCAAGCGTTTCAAGGTGTGGGTCCGCAGCAGATGGATTTTAGCAGTGCTGCTTCTCCGGCAATTCCAACATCTAGTATACCACAGAGTGTTTCTCAATCACAGCTTGCACAAGTCCAGCTGCATTCTCAAGAAGTAAACTATCCACAGCAGAAGCCAGGGGTCCAACCTCCTGCACAGGCCAGTCTAACCACTGTTACTGGGGTTCAGCCAACCCCGGTTAATATACTAGGTGTATCCCCATCTCTGGGCCACCAGCAACCTGCCATTCAAAGTATGGCTCAACAGCAGCTACCGTATTCTCAGCCGGCGCAGCCCGTGCAGACTCTGCCAGttgtacagcagcagcagttgcagTATGggcagcagcaacaacagcagcagcagacggTTCCTATGCAGATGGCCGCGGGTCACGTTAAGCCGGTGAACCAAAACTCTGTTACAGGGGCTATGCCAGACTACATTCAACATCAGCAGATCCTTCAGACTCCGGCCCCTGCCATGCAGCCCAGTTCTGCTGGAGTAGGAGCAGGGCAACCGGTTTCTGTCGCCCAGGCACAGAGCATGCAGCCTTCAGTTCAAGCGCATCCAgccgctgccccagcccagcctgttGCACATGCCCCAGCGGCGATACCAGGTGTAGGTACCAGTGGTCAAATGCTGAACATTGGGCAGCAAGGAAGCGTAGCCGCTGTGGTGCAACCACCGTCTGCTGCAAACCAAATTCCACCTCCAGTTATGCCGTCAACGGCTGCTCCTCCATCTTCACAAGTAGTGCAGCCTGTGCAGACAGGAATAATGCAGCAGGGATTACAGGCTGGTGCTTCAGGCCTTCCTCAGCAAATGGTCATTGCTCAGCAAAACACCTTGTTACCTGTACCGCCGCAGGCACAAGGAGTGGAATCTGTAGTCCAAGGGATGACAGGCCAGCAACTGCCTGCGGTTAGCCCTATACCTTCTGCTAGTACTGTTCCTGCACCAAGTCAAGCTGGTTCAGCTGTGCCTCCTGGCCTACCTTCGGCTTCTATAGGTTTGGGACAGCCACAGAATATAGCGCAAGCTTCGGCCGTGCAGAACGGGAATTTGGCTCAAAGCGTTAGCCAGCCTTCCTTGATATCAACGAGTATAGGTATGCCGGTGGCACAGAGTGTGCCGCAGCAGATGCCGCTCAGCTCTACCCAATTCCCCGCACAATCACTAGCTCCGTCAATTGTAAGCCAAACTGAAGATGGCAGGCGCCCTACAGAGCCTTCCTTGGTGGGTTTACCTCAAGCTGCCAGCGGCGAGGGCGGTGTTGGAGCATCGGCCGTTTCAGATGGCGGTAGCAGCAACGTGCCATCCTCTGCTTCCCTCTTCCCGCTGAAGGTGCTGCCGTTGACAACGCCCCTCGTAGATGGTGAGGATGAGAG